A genome region from Anastrepha obliqua isolate idAnaObli1 chromosome 4, idAnaObli1_1.0, whole genome shotgun sequence includes the following:
- the LOC129245926 gene encoding uncharacterized protein LOC129245926: MANYSLLCAKIIKITALVLAFLLLVKTFLCFLLSFAILEEPPKEWPQRLKDDCYPRWYGWFSLILNSFGVVVYYYMYFGILNTNKRNLYIGLVGVTGYLTTAVLTHLVMWAQGAKPQTMIKLNWIGTGISVICSPLSYLHYRRIIANERNEVMNTEKLTQTKLK; encoded by the exons atgGCAAACTACTCGCTTTtgtgtgcaaaaattataaaaataactgCATTGGTGCTTGCATTTCTGTTGTTGGTCAAAACCTTTCTGTGTTTTCTCTTATCATTTGCCATACTCGAAGAACCACCTAAGGAATGGCCGCAAAGACTGAAAG ATGACTGCTATCCAAGATGGTATGGTTGGTTTTCGCTGATCCTCAATTCATTTGGCGTCGTGGTCTACTATTACATGTACTTTGGCATACTAAAT ACGAACAAACGTAATCTGTATATTGGACTCGTGGGAGTAACCGGTTATTTGACCACTGCTGTACTTACTCATTTAGTAATGTGGGCGCAAGGGGCAAAGCCGCAGACgatgataaaattaaattggatTGGAACAG GAATTTCGGTTATCTGCAGTCCGCTATCTTATTTGCATTACAGAAGAATTATTGCAAATGAGCGAAATGAagtaatgaatactgaaaaattaacacaaacaaAGCTAAAGTAA